The proteins below come from a single Maylandia zebra isolate NMK-2024a linkage group LG23, Mzebra_GT3a, whole genome shotgun sequence genomic window:
- the LOC101475982 gene encoding POU domain, class 3, transcription factor 3-B, with translation MATAASNPYLPTNSILSSGSIVHSDSGGGGMQPGSAAVTSGSGGYRGDPTVKMVQSDFMQGAMAASNGGHMLSHAHQWVTSLPHAAAAAAAAAVAAAEAGSPWSSSPVGMTGSPQQQDVKGSGRDDLHTGTALHHRPPHLAPHQTHAGSWGSTTAAHINSISGGQQQQQSLIYSQPGGFTVNGMLSPGGQSLVHPGLVRGNTPDLDHGSHHHHHHHQHPHHQHHGGGGGGGVNSHDPHSDDDTPTSDDLEQFAKQFKQRRIKLGFTQADVGLALGTLYGNVFSQTTICRFEALQLSFKNMCKLKPLLNKWLEEADSSTGSPTSIDKIAAQGRKRKKRTSIEVSVKGALESHFLKCPKPSAQEISSLADNLQLEKEVVRVWFCNRRQKEKRMTPPGVAQTPEDVYSQVGNGHFLVDYLKDDASEASDQRVTTTSSFHQVILAH, from the exons ATGGCCACCGCGGCTTCCAATCCTTATCTCCCCACCAATAGCATCTTATCGTCCGGCTCCATCGTGCACTCTGACTCCGGAGGTGGTGGCATGCAGCCGGGCAGCGCTGCGGTTACCTCCGGGTCTGGGGGCTACAGGGGGGACCCCACGGTCAAGATGGTTCAGAGTGACTTTATGCAGGGCGCCATGGCAGCGAGCAACGGGGGGCACATGCTGAGCCATGCCCACCAGTGGGTGACGTCCCTCCCGCACGCCGCCGCGGCCGCAGCGGCGGCCGCTGTGGCCGCGGCGGAAGCCGGGTCCCCCTGGTCGTCGAGCCCGGTCGGGATGACGGGCAGCCCGCAGCAGCAGGACGTGAAAGGATCCGGCAGAGACGACCTGCACACGGGCACGGCTCTACACCACAGGCCCCCCCACCTAGCTCCCCATCAGACTCACGCCGGGAGCTGGGGCAGCACCACGGCGGCTCACATCAACTCCATCTCCGggggccagcagcagcagcagtcgcTCATCTACTCCCAGCCCGGAGGCTTCACTGTCAACGGCATGCTGAGCCCGGGCGGACAGAGCCTGGTGCACCCAGGGCTGGTGAGGGGGAACACCCCGGACCTGGACCACGGCAgccaccaccatcaccatcaccaccaGCATCCGCACCACCAGCACCACGGAGGCGGAGGAGGCGGAGGTGTCAACAGCCACGACCCGCACTCGGACGACGACACGCCGACCTCGGACGACCTGGAGCAGTTCGCCAAGCAGTTCAAGCAGCGGCGGATCAAGCTGGGCTTCACGCAAGCAGACGTGGGCCTGGCTCTGGGCACCCTGTATGGGAACGTCTTCTCGCAGACCACCATTTGCAGGTTCGAGGCTCTGCAGCTCAGCTTCAAGAACATGTGCAAGCTGAAGCCTTTGTTGAACAAGTGGCTCGAGGAGGCCGACTCTTCCACGGGCAGCCCTACCAGCATCGACAAGATCGCGGCGCAGGGGAGGAAGCGAAAGAAGCGCACGTCCATCGAGGTGAGCGTCAAGGGGGCTCTGGAGAGCCACTTTCTAAAATGCCCCAAGCCCTCGGCCCAGGAGATCAGCAGCCTGGCGGACAACTTGCAGCTGGAGAAGGAGGTGGTTAGAGTGTGGTTTTGCAATAGGAGACAGAAGGAAAAACGGATGACGCCCCCGGGAGTGGCGCAGACGCCGGAGGATGTGTACTCTCAGGTCGGCAAT gGGCATTTTTTAGTAGATTACTTAAAAGATGATGCAAGTGAAGCGAGCGACCAGAGGGTGACAACCACAAGTTCATTCCACCAGGTAATTTTGGCGCATTGA